The following coding sequences are from one Osmia bicornis bicornis chromosome 2, iOsmBic2.1, whole genome shotgun sequence window:
- the LOC114879400 gene encoding DNA polymerase theta isoform X2 produces the protein MQSINKMPSFGDNTLSACIQAEMKNMDNIYNGSDIEKYFKDNMSGSKPMNNSNSIDKKTHSELNSVLCNSMNIKSTLNQNNSKCEESKTRNALKLRANSKTNTSSRSKIRSTTCITRNCSSSKVGKENVNINYLKSDISSETNTLLKQCNKSELSTLHTNNNSIKISASSRTTNNTNNLILSNSRGTINIGDKSSIIVPSVSIINTQDRCKLASWGLPPNILQKYEARGITNMFPWQVECLSNHKVIEEQCNLVYSAPTSAGKTLVAEILMIKTILERHKKAIFILPFVSVVREKMYYFQDLLSDSGIRVQGFMGGIAPPGGFSATHVAIATIEKANSLINRLMEENEIVNLGAVVIDELHLVGDPHRGYLLELLLTKLKYMTVRDENINIKLIGMSATLPNLSLLANWLNAELYKTEFRPVPLNEQCKIGKNIYDNKLHLIRTLISMPELTTDSGDIIHLCIETISDGHSVLIFCPTKNWCEKLAEQIAVAFYKLGRGDTKLAEILRHQLDSTLISETLEQLKRSPIGLDNVLKNTVSFGTAFHHAGLTMDERDIIEGAFRSGSLRVLVATSTLSSGVNLPARRVIIRSPMFNGKLLDSLTYKQMIGRAGRMGKDTAGESILICEPSEREAAEALLSASLQPIESCLEDSGPLIRALLEAIASEVVYTPSDLELYTKCTLISLDNEHDSKDPSNEAIKFLIDNEFLLLQNTEEGHRWTATAFGKACLAASIPPREGLFLLEELRKARRCFVLDTELHVVYLVTPISSGNQIGTIDWMTFMELWKMLSESERRVGQLVGVEERFLTSAIQGIVRPGKSLNIHRRFYTALALHDLVREVPLSTVCKKYGCCRGILQSLQQSASTFAGMVTQFCKQLGWDCMELLVSQFQARLQFGVSRELLDLLRLPMLNGLRARNLYKQGITCVADLAVANELDVERALHKALPFESEKEHDGEHESEAMKRNKMRTVFVTGRDGLTPHEAAIMLVHEARALVANELKLQDMSWKQTEQCIIGSESHTETNLQQSKFHTTTNTNIHTKAETSVCNNSEININSGDKLFKEKNEQNSCSIITKNFGPINEENEISKVLDKIETFEADINISNKVENTKESNNKCNLENDVSQENKNHITKPTDQLLQLDIPEMFNSSNGKLSFDFFEESSPKIPHDILQRRSNESLITFKDNKKNRTQNITVKHSIEAIQKSQNKSEVPCKKIRTSDKTNTATPVCVNIMTHMLSFEKDVKSSPISRSPSLFDDSLNLDTQICNVLEQNIVDSLHFSEFEETKSFEHKVVTESKVSTDLHITSNGNNKIQTDRDRSALNFTSPKNNTFFWKDDSWNESKKIIEKVNQVNVQNKEDRLVKHNARSIKNTNLKSIVKPGVINSTPEIKKKYDKKLENLMDISDDLMKISQKRRFKDIAVAKSPMANVVVFSKSRGGSLDSNKSDSDDIIVASQNINSPATSIKIRSKLDSERKQKLCTQKTTKSTPISIKKTHTTAVSKTLQIEKRNITQKLNEIFTRKVLTSKDCSTDSVISNSDEDTPAKSMKILQKSQVNVKRGQNNPEACLQTNDLVSKMNNWNTLNIVKVGSDRSTFNLFKREIMQKRYISLALNCEMHIDDENNIGSKIIGFTNSEKKKKSKKVEKYAHDNKKLNGVAIAWESNIAYYISFSNEQDLKVPVKEQIKLLRSILSNTFLYVKCFATKEIFKTLYECCGIFACCRFLDPKVAHWLHDSSVYEKTFNEMVEEYFPQGRFITKRIPACYDTGPGLNIKSSIPGEFRASAEVVLTWHMTDKLLDKLEQVHSTLPRTFKDIEMRIIISLACMELNGLGVSLNSLQDLSSVIRKEMISLEERAYALCGKKFNISSSKEIKKILGLCNGKKVGVNKAVLGQSNHPIASLIMSWRKLNVTQTKIIYPILNIAQHSCRIHSNCVTNTLTGRISMCEPNLQNIPKDFTSENGSFTISVRMAFVPTVGNVILSADYCQLEFRILAHFSKDKTLCDIMSKPGDIFKNIAANWNHVSEDQVDDTMRQHTKQLCYGMIYGMGIKSLAENLSVDEIKAKEFLECFMNAYPGISTWLNNIVEEARHKQNVKQ, from the exons atgcAATCCATTAATAAAATGCCATCCTTCGGGGATAATACACTATCTGCCTGTATTCAGgctgaaatgaaaaatatggataatatttataatggcagtgatatagaaaaatattttaaagacaATATGTCTGGTTCTAAACCAATGAATAATTCAAACAGTATTGATAAAAAAACTCACTCAGAATTAAATAGTGTATTATGTAAttcaatgaatattaaatCTACTTTGAATCAGAATAATTCAAAATGTGAAGAATCTAAAACTAGAAATGCTCTAAAATTGAGGGCTAATAGCAAAACTAATACATCTAGCAGATCAAAAATTAGAAGTACTACTTGTATAACAAGAAACTGTAGTTCATCTAAAGTTggtaaagaaaatgtaaacaTTAATTACTTGAAAAGTGATATTTCTTCAGAAACAAATACATTATtaaaacaatgtaataaaTCTGAATTATCAACTTTGCATACTAATAACAACAGTATTAAAATTAGTGCTTCATCCAGAACAACAAATAATACaaacaatttaatattatctaaCAGTAGGGGTACAATAAATATTGGAGATAAATCATCAATCATAGTTCCTTCTGTTTCTATTATTAATACTCAAGATAGATGCAAGTTAGCTTCTTGGGGCTTACCACCAAATATTCTTCag AAATATGAAGCACGAGGAATAACAAATATGTTTCCTTGGCAAGTAGAATGTTTATCAAATCATAAAGTTATTGAAGAGCAATGCAATCTTGTATATTCTGCTCCAACATCAGCTGGAAAAACCTTAGTAGCAGAGATTCTTATGATAAAAACAATATTAGAAAGACACAAGAAAGCAATTTTTATCTTGCCATTTGTTTCTGTTGTTAgagaaaaaatgtattattttcaa GATTTGCTGTCTGACAGTGGAATTCGTGTACAAGGATTTATGGGTGGTATTGCTCCTCCAGGAGGATTTTCTGCTACTCATGTTGCAATAGCAACAATTGAAAAAGCCAATTCCTTAATAAATCGTTTAATGGAAGAAAATGAGATAGTTAATTTAGGAGCTGTAGTTATAGATGAATTACATCTTGTTGGTGATCCGCATCGTGGATATCTTCTTGAATTACTGTTGACTAAACTAAAATATATGACTGTTAG ggatgaaaatataaatataaaattgattgGTATGTCTGCTACACTTCCAAACTTATCTCTTTTAGCCAACTGGTTGAACGCTGAACTGTATAAAACGGAATTTAGACCTGTCCCTTTGAATGAACAGTGCAAA ATaggtaaaaatatttatgacaataaattacatctaatCAGAACTCTAATATCAATGCCAGAACTAACAACGGATTCAGGAGATATTATTCACTTATGTATCGAAACAATATCTGATGGGCATAGTGTACTAATTTTTTGTCCAACAAAAAATTGGTGTGAAAAACTAGCTGAACAAATAGCTGTTGCGTTCTATAAATTAG GCCGAGGCGATACGAAACTTGCAGAAATTTTAAGACATCAGTTAGATTCTACATTAATTTCCGAGACATTGGAGCAATTAAAACGCAGTCCAATAGGTTTGGATAATGTACTAAAAAACACAGTTTCATTCGGAACAGCTTTCCATCATGCTGGACTTACTATGGATGAGCGTGATATCATAGAAGGAGCTTTTAg ATCAGGATCGTTAAGAGTTCTTGTTGCAACATCAACTTTAAGTAGTGGAGTAAATTTACCAGCAAGAAGAGTAATTATCAGATCTCCAATGTTTAATGGGAAACTATTAGATAGTCTTACCTACAAACAAATGATAGGGCGTGCAGGTAGAATGGGAAAAGACACAGCAG GAGAAAGTATACTTATTTGTGAACCAAGCGAACGAGAAGCAGCTGAAGCATTATTATCAGCCAGTCTGCAACCTATTGAATCCTGTCTTGAAGATTCAGGCCCCTTAATTAGAGCTCTTTTAGAAGCTATAGCTAGTGAAGTTGTATATACTCCATCAGATCTTGAATTATACACTAAATGCACTTTAATAAGTTTAGATAATGAACATGACTCAAAAGATCCTTCAAATGAagcaataaaatttttaatagacaATGAATTCTTGTT ACTACAAAACACAGAAGAGGGACATAGATGGACTGCTACAGCTTTTGGAAAAGCATGTTTAGCAGCTTCTATACCACCTAGAGAGGGTTTGTTTCTACTAGAAGAACTTCGGAAAGCTAGACGATGTTTTGTTTTAGACACTGAATTACATGTAGTATATTTAGTAACTCCTATCAGCTCTGGAAATCAAATTGGAACTATCGATTGGATGACTTTTATGGAATTATGGAAAATGTTATCAGAAAGTGAACGTAGAGTTGGACAACTTGTTGGTGTAGAAGAGCGATTTTTAACATCAGCTATTCAGGGCATAGTGCGACCAGGAAAATCG CTTAATATACATAGAAGATTTTATACCGCGTTAGCTTTACACGACTTGGTTCGTGAAGTTCCTCTTAGCACAGTTTGTAAAAAGTACGGTTGTTGTCGTGGAATTCTTCAAAGTTTACAACAATCTGCATCTACATTTGCTG gaATGGTCACACAATTTTGTAAACAATTAGGCTGGGACTGCATGGAATTATTAGTCTCACAATTCCAGGCCCGTTTACAATTTGGTGTTAGTAGAGAATTATTAGACTTATTACGCCTTCCAATGTTAAATGGATTGCGTGCTAGAAATCTTTATAAACAAGGAATTACATGCGTAGCAGATTTAGCTGTTGCTAATGAACTTGATGTTGAACGAGCACTTCATAAAGCTCTTCCTTTTGAAAG CGAAAAAGAACACGATGGTGAGCATGAATCGGAAGCgatgaaacgaaataaaatgagaaCAGTATTTGTTACTGGCAGAGATGGCTTAACACCTCATGAAGCAGCTATCATGTTGGTACATGAAGCTAGAGCATTAGTTGCG AACGAACTGAAATTGCAAGATATGTCATGGAAGCAAACTGAACAATGTATTATTGGGAGTGAATCTCATACAGAAACAAATTTACAACAAAGTAAATTTCATACTACAACAAATACCAATATACATACAAAGGCTGAAACTTCTGTATGCaataattctgaaattaacattaattcaggtgataaactatttaaagagaaaaatgaacaaaattcaTGTTCAATAATTACAAAGAATTTTGGTCCCATTAATGAAGAAAACGAAATTTCAAAGGTGTtagataaaattgaaacatttgaaGCTGATATAAATATCTCTAATAAAGTTGAAAATACGAAAGAGTCTAACAATAAgtgtaatttagaaaatgatgTGTCGCAAGAAAATAAGAATCATATTACAAAACCTACTGATCAATTATTGCAATTAGATATTCCAGAAATGTTTAATTCCTCAAATGGGAAACtttcttttgatttttttGAAGAAAGTAGTCCCAAAATACCACATGATATTCTACAAAGGCGAAGTAATGAATCATTGATTACTTTcaaggataataaaaaaaatcgtACTCAAAACATTACTGTTAAACATTCAATAGAAGCGATACAAAAATCTCAAAATAAAAGCGAAGTACCttgtaaaaaaattagaaCTTCAGATAAAACAAATACTGCCACACCAGTTTGTGTAAATATAATGACTCATATGTTGAGTTTTGAGAAAGATGTAAAGTCATCACCAATTTCAAGAAGCCCTAGTCTGTTTGACGATAGTCTGAATCTCGATACACAAATTTGTAATGTTCTTGAACAAAAtattgtcgattctttgcatTTTTCAGAATTTGAAGAAACTAAATCATTCGAACATAAAGTAGTAACGGAAAGTAAAGTATCCACAGATTTACATATTACTAGcaatggtaataataaaatccaAACAGATAGAGATAGAAGTGCATTGAATTTTACAAGTCCAAAgaataatacatttttctgGAAGGATGATTCGTGGAAcgaatcaaagaaaattattgaaaaagtaaATCAAGTTAATGTTCAAAATAAAGAAGATCGATTAGTTAAACATAATGCTAGaagtataaaaaatacaaatttgaAAAGTATTGTAAAGCCTGGAGTAATTAATTCTACAccagaaattaagaaaaaatatgacaagaaattagaaaatttgatggATATTTCTGACGATTTAATGAAGATATCACAAAAGCGTAGATTTAAAGATATAGCAGTTGCAAAATCGCCTATGGCAAATGTAGTTGTGTTTAGTAAAAGTCGTGGAGGATCATTAGATTCAAACAAATCTGATTCAGATGATATTATTGTCGCTTcgcaaaatattaattcaccTGCTACAAGTATCAAAATAAGAAGTAAATTAGATTCTGAAAGAAAGCAAAAGCTTTGTACTCAAAAGACTACTAAAAGTACACCTATCAGTATTAAAAAGACACATACCACTGCAGTTTCAAAAACGCTCCAAATTGAAAAACGCAATATTACACagaaattgaatgaaatatttaccAGAAAAGTATTAACTAGTAAAGACTGCAGTACAGATAGTGTGATCTCAAATTCAGATGAAGATACCCCTGCaaaatcaatgaaaatattaCAGAAATCTCAAGTAAATGTAAAAAGAGGTCAAAACAATCCCGAAGCGTGCTTACAAACTAACGACCTTGTaagtaaaatgaataattggAATACACTAAATATTGTCAAAGTTGGAAGCGATAGAAGcacatttaatttatttaaacgtGAAATAATGCAGAAACGGTATATATCTTTAGCTTTGAATTGTGAAATGCATATtgatgatgaaaataatataggTTCCAAAATTATTGGTTTCACTAATTctgagaagaaaaaaaaatctaagaaagtagaaaaataCGCTCATGATAATAAAAAGTTAAACGGTGTTGCTATTGCTTGGGAAAGCAATATTgcatattatatttctttctccAATGAGCAag atttaaaagTCCCAGTTAAAGAACAAATAAAACTATTGAGAAGCATACTTtctaatacatttttatatgtaAAGTGCTTTGCAACTAAGGAAATATTTAAGACTTTGTACGAATGCTGTGGTATTTTTGCATGCTGCAGATTTTTAGACCCGAAAGTAGCACATTGGTTGCATGATAGCAGTGTTTATGAAAAAACTTTTAATGAAATG GTAGAAGAATATTTTCCACAAGGTCGTTTTATAACAAAAAGAATACCTGCATGTTATGATACAGGACCTGGactaaatattaaaagttcaATTCCAGGAGAATTTAGAGCATCTGCTGAAGTTGTACTTACATGGCACATGACAGATAAACTTTTAGATAAATTAGAACAAGTACATTCAACATTACCACGTACGTTTAAAG ATATTGAAAtgagaataataatttcactAGCTTGCATGGAATTAAATGGATTAGGTGTATCTTTAAATTCATTACAAGATTTATCTTCTGTTATACGTAAAGAAATGATATCGTTAGAAGAACGAGCATATGCATTGTGCGggaaaaaattcaatatttcttcatcgaaagaaataaaaaag aTTTTAGGATTATGTAATGGGAAAAAGGTTGGTGTAAATAAAGCTGTATTAGGACAATCTAATCATCCTATAGCTAGCCTCATTATGTCATGGCGTAAATTAAATGTAACTCAAACTAAG ATTATCTATCCAATATTAAACATAGCTCAGCATAGTTGCCGTATCCATTCTAACTGTGTTACGAATACACTAACTGGTAGAATATCAATGTGTGAaccaaatttacaaaacataCCAAAGGATTTTACTTCTGAAAATGGTAGTTTTACTATAAGTGTTCGAATGGCATTTGTACCTACTGTAGGCAATGTTATATTATCAGCAGACTATTGTCAACTTGAATTCAGAATATTAGCCCACTTTTCAAAAGATAAAACATTATGTGATATTATGAGTAAACCAggtgatatttttaaaaatatcgcAGCAAATTGGAATCATGTTTCTGAAGATCAG GTCGATGATACTATGCGTCAGCACACCAAACAATTATGTTACGGAATGATTTATGGTATGGGAATAAAATCACTTGCCGAAAATTTATCTGTGGATGAAATCAAAGCTAAAGAATTCTTAGAATGTTTTATGAATGCATATCCAGGGATATCTACATGGTTGAATAATATAGTAGAAGAAGCACGC CACAAGCAGAACGTCAAGCAGTAA